Proteins from a genomic interval of Stenotrophomonas maltophilia:
- a CDS encoding DUF3426 domain-containing protein, whose product MSEPNPPRRPLATFLHTAPEGGPVPATDARTQDPDEHALPAMQVPTGPAEAAHVAAAGMQHDDAPVIVDETAAIAPAPVAVPATVAAADAPSFLGSARPRNLPAPRWHWLLVAGLALLLLLQSVLADRARLAADAGNRAWLGTLCGVLHCSLPAWHEPTAFTMTSREIRPLPGQAGVLQVQASIRNDARWAQAWPDLRLSLSDADGRVIGSGVFTPAQYLGENPGAALLEPGQSARVAFRVQEPAASTVAFTFDFL is encoded by the coding sequence ATGTCCGAGCCGAACCCACCGCGACGCCCCCTGGCGACCTTCCTGCACACCGCGCCGGAAGGTGGGCCCGTGCCTGCGACCGATGCGCGCACGCAGGACCCGGACGAACACGCGCTGCCTGCCATGCAGGTGCCAACCGGGCCTGCCGAAGCGGCGCATGTGGCGGCGGCAGGGATGCAGCACGACGATGCGCCTGTCATCGTTGATGAAACTGCGGCCATCGCGCCGGCACCGGTTGCAGTGCCGGCAACGGTGGCTGCCGCTGATGCGCCGAGTTTCCTTGGCAGCGCGCGCCCCCGCAACCTGCCGGCACCCCGCTGGCACTGGCTGCTGGTTGCGGGGCTGGCGCTGCTGCTGCTGCTGCAGAGCGTGCTTGCCGACCGTGCGCGGCTGGCCGCCGACGCCGGCAATCGTGCATGGCTGGGCACGCTCTGCGGCGTCCTGCACTGCAGCCTGCCGGCCTGGCACGAACCCACCGCCTTCACCATGACCAGCCGCGAGATCCGGCCGCTGCCCGGGCAGGCCGGTGTGCTGCAGGTCCAGGCCAGCATCCGCAACGACGCACGCTGGGCACAGGCGTGGCCGGACCTCCGCCTGTCACTGTCCGATGCCGATGGCCGGGTGATCGGCAGTGGTGTGTTCACGCCTGCGCAGTACCTGGGAGAGAACCCCGGCGCGGCCCTGCTGGAACCGGGCCAGAGCGCGCGCGTCGCCTTCCGTGTGCAGGAGCCCGCCGCATCCACCGTCGCATTCACCTTCGACTTCCTCTGA
- the prmA gene encoding 50S ribosomal protein L11 methyltransferase, with amino-acid sequence MPFLELTLRCTEATQPRYENALEDVGALAVTLLDAEADTSNEQAILEPGVGETPLWDTLVPSALFPADSNALLLLAALESFDPELDWSSGSFRAVEDEDWERAWLDQFQPMDFGSRTWIVPWNHELPEAAQAADAAVVRLDPGLAFGSGTHPTTALCLRWLDQLAVDGLLQGQRVLDFGCGSGILALAALKLGAAEAIGVDNDPQALVATADNAERNGEQARMLVYLPQDEPVATYPIVVANILASALDALAELLAARVAAGGRIALSGILHGQEGELLQRYAAWFDDLQATQDGDWMRITGMRRA; translated from the coding sequence ATGCCGTTCCTGGAACTGACCCTGCGTTGCACCGAAGCTACCCAGCCCCGCTATGAGAATGCGCTGGAGGACGTCGGCGCACTGGCCGTCACGCTGCTTGATGCCGAGGCCGATACCAGCAACGAACAGGCCATCCTCGAGCCGGGCGTGGGTGAGACCCCGCTGTGGGACACCCTGGTGCCGAGCGCGCTGTTCCCGGCCGACAGCAATGCGCTGCTGCTGTTGGCCGCACTGGAGTCCTTCGACCCGGAGCTGGACTGGAGCAGCGGCAGCTTCCGCGCGGTCGAAGACGAAGACTGGGAACGCGCCTGGCTGGACCAGTTCCAGCCGATGGATTTCGGCAGCCGTACCTGGATCGTGCCGTGGAACCATGAACTGCCGGAGGCGGCACAGGCTGCCGACGCCGCCGTGGTGCGGCTGGACCCGGGCCTGGCGTTCGGCTCGGGCACCCATCCGACCACCGCGCTCTGCCTGCGCTGGCTGGACCAGCTGGCCGTGGACGGCCTGCTGCAGGGCCAGCGCGTGCTCGACTTCGGCTGCGGCTCCGGCATCCTCGCGCTTGCCGCGCTGAAGCTGGGCGCCGCTGAGGCCATCGGCGTGGACAACGATCCGCAGGCGCTGGTCGCCACCGCCGACAATGCCGAGCGCAACGGCGAGCAGGCGCGCATGCTCGTCTACCTGCCGCAGGACGAACCCGTCGCCACCTACCCGATCGTGGTCGCCAACATCCTTGCCTCGGCACTGGACGCGTTGGCCGAGCTGCTGGCTGCGCGCGTCGCTGCCGGTGGCCGCATTGCCCTGTCCGGCATCCTTCACGGCCAGGAAGGTGAACTGCTGCAGCGCTATGCCGCATGGTTCGATGACCTGCAGGCCACCCAGGATGGCGACTGGATGCGCATCACCGGCATGCGCCGCGCCTGA
- the accC gene encoding acetyl-CoA carboxylase biotin carboxylase subunit gives MLDKVVIANRGEIALRILRACHTLGIRTVAVHSTVDRNLKHVAMADESVCIGPAPSPQSYLNIPALIAAAEVTDAQAIHPGYGFLSENADFAERVEESGFIFIGPKADTIRMMGDKVEAIRAMKSAGVPCVPGSGGPLGDDIVANTKIAREIGYPVIIKAAGGGGGRGMRVVHAEASLKTSIETTKSEAKAAFGNGEVYMEKFLENPRHVEIQVLADGQGNAIHLGERDCSMQRRHQKVVEEAPAPGITAEQREQIGKVCTEACVRIGYRGAGTFEFLYEDGRFYFIEMNTRIQVEHPVTEMVTGIDLVAEQLKIAAGQKLSIKQSDVVLTGHAIECRINAEDAETFVPSPGTITGFHPPGGPGVRVDTHIYSGYRVPSNYDSMIGKLIVHGPDRETAIARMRVALSEMVVDGIKTNIALQQRIMRDKGFQAGGQNIHYLEKRLAERKNKPIALT, from the coding sequence ATGCTCGACAAAGTCGTCATCGCCAACCGAGGGGAAATCGCGCTGCGCATCCTGCGCGCGTGCCACACCCTCGGCATCCGCACGGTGGCCGTGCACTCCACGGTCGACCGCAACCTCAAGCACGTGGCCATGGCCGACGAGTCGGTCTGCATCGGCCCGGCGCCGTCGCCGCAGAGCTACCTCAACATTCCGGCGCTGATCGCCGCGGCTGAAGTCACCGACGCGCAGGCGATCCATCCGGGTTACGGCTTCCTGTCGGAGAACGCCGACTTCGCCGAACGCGTGGAAGAGTCCGGCTTCATCTTCATCGGCCCCAAGGCCGACACCATCCGCATGATGGGCGACAAGGTCGAAGCCATCCGCGCGATGAAGTCCGCTGGCGTGCCGTGCGTGCCCGGCTCGGGCGGCCCGCTGGGCGATGACATCGTCGCCAACACCAAGATCGCCCGTGAGATCGGCTACCCGGTCATCATCAAGGCGGCCGGTGGCGGTGGCGGTCGCGGCATGCGCGTGGTGCATGCCGAAGCCTCGTTGAAGACCTCGATCGAAACCACCAAGAGCGAGGCCAAGGCCGCGTTCGGCAATGGCGAGGTCTACATGGAGAAGTTCCTGGAGAACCCGCGCCACGTGGAAATCCAGGTGCTGGCCGACGGCCAGGGCAACGCCATCCACCTCGGCGAACGTGACTGCTCGATGCAGCGCCGCCACCAGAAGGTGGTGGAAGAAGCCCCGGCACCGGGCATCACCGCCGAACAGCGCGAACAGATCGGCAAGGTCTGCACCGAAGCCTGCGTGCGCATCGGCTACCGCGGCGCCGGCACCTTCGAGTTCCTGTACGAGGACGGCCGCTTCTACTTCATCGAGATGAACACCCGCATCCAGGTGGAGCATCCGGTCACCGAAATGGTCACCGGCATCGACCTGGTGGCCGAGCAGCTGAAGATCGCCGCCGGCCAGAAGCTGTCGATCAAGCAGAGCGACGTGGTGCTGACCGGCCACGCGATCGAGTGCCGCATCAACGCCGAAGACGCCGAGACCTTCGTGCCGAGCCCGGGCACCATCACCGGCTTCCATCCGCCGGGCGGCCCCGGCGTGCGCGTGGATACCCACATCTACAGTGGCTACCGCGTGCCGTCGAACTACGACTCGATGATCGGCAAGCTGATCGTGCACGGCCCGGACCGCGAAACCGCCATCGCCCGCATGCGGGTGGCGCTGAGCGAGATGGTGGTCGACGGCATCAAGACCAACATCGCCCTGCAGCAGCGGATCATGCGCGACAAGGGCTTCCAGGCCGGTGGCCAGAACATCCATTACCTGGAAAAGCGTCTTGCCGAGCGCAAGAACAAGCCGATCGCACTGACCTGA